A genomic segment from Prochlorothrix hollandica PCC 9006 = CALU 1027 encodes:
- a CDS encoding peptidoglycan-binding domain-containing protein, protein MDSLAALHSLWTADNAPATPRAVNPRQRPRAAVPGRSRSRSLPPAVTLQYCPPQVQPRVCHRRPQDITTALRTTAQARCLTPLEIWDVTTQRLETGYPQGLAWELRPSSRFRSYPMSNTKSNANDCPSGNSNRNSNRDSNRNSNRNSHRNSNPNQPRPFSPNPSLSLRSPARSWLQQVYQWGSMGLTLALATLAKPSQGATLGANDATVLSFGSEGDGVMRLQNQLAKLGYFQTCITGYLGPETEASVTRFQQDHGLIPDGVVGPQTQAVLFGGQGQGTGASGTPGAGTSAASSGYSDDTLELQELLGEWGYYGGPIDGIYGPGTDAAVRQFQADAGLVVDGVVGSMTWSALLGDTGATSSGAAADWAAELPPPPGSGYDPDAFDPLPTPLPPDFS, encoded by the coding sequence ATGGATAGTCTTGCTGCCCTCCATTCCCTCTGGACTGCTGACAACGCTCCGGCGACCCCCAGGGCTGTCAACCCCCGACAGCGTCCGAGAGCTGCGGTGCCGGGTCGATCGCGGTCCCGGTCTTTGCCTCCCGCTGTCACCCTTCAGTACTGTCCGCCCCAGGTTCAGCCCAGGGTGTGCCATCGTCGTCCCCAGGACATCACCACTGCGTTGCGCACCACGGCCCAGGCCCGTTGTCTCACCCCCTTGGAAATTTGGGATGTCACGACCCAGCGCCTGGAAACTGGCTATCCCCAGGGGCTGGCCTGGGAGTTACGACCGTCCTCTCGTTTTCGGTCTTATCCTATGTCTAACACCAAATCTAATGCTAATGATTGCCCCAGTGGCAATTCCAACCGTAATTCTAACCGCGATTCTAATCGCAATTCCAACCGTAATTCTCATCGCAACTCTAATCCCAACCAGCCGCGCCCCTTCAGCCCTAACCCTAGCCTGTCTCTGCGATCGCCCGCCCGATCCTGGCTACAGCAGGTGTACCAGTGGGGCAGCATGGGCTTAACCCTGGCCTTGGCTACGTTGGCGAAACCGAGCCAGGGGGCAACCTTGGGTGCTAACGATGCCACGGTGTTGAGTTTCGGCAGTGAAGGGGATGGGGTGATGCGGCTCCAGAACCAACTGGCCAAGTTGGGGTATTTCCAAACCTGCATTACGGGGTATCTGGGACCCGAAACAGAGGCATCGGTGACCCGCTTTCAACAGGATCATGGACTGATTCCCGATGGGGTGGTGGGTCCCCAAACCCAGGCGGTCTTGTTTGGGGGGCAGGGCCAAGGCACTGGTGCGTCGGGAACTCCTGGGGCAGGAACCAGTGCTGCTAGCAGTGGCTACAGTGATGACACGCTGGAACTGCAAGAGTTGCTGGGGGAGTGGGGCTACTATGGGGGGCCGATCGATGGCATCTATGGCCCTGGTACTGATGCCGCCGTGCGCCAGTTTCAGGCCGATGCCGGGTTGGTGGTGGATGGGGTGGTGGGATCGATGACCTGGTCAGCGTTGCTGGGGGACACCGGTGCTACAAGCTCCGGGGCGGCGGCTGACTGGGCCGCAGAATTGCCCCCACCCCCCGGTTCTGGCTACGACCCGGACGCTTTCGATCCCCTGCCCACTCCCTTGCCCCCAGATTTTTCCTAA
- the hetR gene encoding heterocyst differentiation master regulator HetR produces MFVKNSSGNCLPTLDSLSDLDLIEKLSPSALDQIMIHLAFSAMRTSGHRHGAFLEAAATAAKCAVYSTYVEQGNNLRMTGHLHHIEPKRVKAIVEEIQQSLTQGRLLKVLGSQEPRYLIQLPYVWMEKYPCQEGRSRISGTSLMPSEKRQIEGNLPADLPPAQLINSFQFMELIEFLHGRAQEDFPADRRMPLSEAFAEHIRRRLLYSGTVISIDTSWGPPLYALMRSTYSPVGEEERSYTTVEDTARYFQLMRSWAEDQPQVLRVLEELDIAPDQVEEAFGELDVLVRIWADRYHCHSGQPVVVQMVAGKVERDENLGVIAKSPDLPQTA; encoded by the coding sequence ATGTTTGTAAAAAATTCTTCAGGCAATTGCCTTCCTACTCTCGATAGTCTGAGCGATCTAGATTTGATCGAAAAATTAAGTCCTAGTGCCTTAGATCAGATTATGATTCATTTGGCCTTTAGTGCCATGCGCACAAGTGGCCATCGCCATGGGGCATTCCTGGAAGCCGCAGCCACCGCAGCCAAATGTGCGGTGTACAGTACCTATGTGGAACAGGGCAACAACCTGCGCATGACGGGCCACCTCCACCACATTGAACCCAAGCGAGTGAAGGCGATCGTTGAAGAAATCCAGCAATCCCTCACCCAAGGCCGACTACTCAAAGTCTTGGGATCCCAAGAACCCCGCTATCTGATCCAGCTACCCTATGTGTGGATGGAGAAATATCCCTGCCAGGAGGGCCGCTCCCGCATTTCTGGCACCAGCTTAATGCCCTCAGAAAAGCGCCAAATTGAAGGCAACCTACCCGCCGATCTGCCCCCGGCCCAACTGATCAACTCCTTCCAGTTCATGGAATTGATTGAGTTTCTCCATGGCCGTGCCCAGGAAGATTTCCCCGCCGATCGCCGGATGCCCCTCAGTGAAGCCTTTGCAGAACATATCCGCCGCCGTCTCCTCTACTCCGGCACCGTCATTTCCATCGACACCTCCTGGGGTCCGCCCCTCTATGCCTTGATGCGCTCCACCTATTCCCCCGTGGGCGAAGAGGAGCGATCCTACACCACCGTCGAAGACACTGCCCGCTATTTCCAACTGATGCGAAGCTGGGCCGAAGACCAACCCCAGGTGTTGCGGGTCTTGGAGGAACTGGACATTGCCCCGGATCAGGTGGAGGAAGCCTTTGGGGAGTTGGATGTGTTGGTGCGGATCTGGGCCGATCGCTACCACTGCCACAGCGGCCAACCGGTGGTGGTGCAAATGGTGGCTGGCAAGGTGGAACGGGACGAGAATCTGGGGGTCATCGCTAAATCCCCCGATCTGCCCCAGACTGCCTAA
- a CDS encoding P-II family nitrogen regulator, which produces MNRITAVIRLSKLNDVKNALVRGGVLGMTITEVQGYGRQKGQTASYRGAKQAVEFQRKMRLEVMVTSEQTDTIVETIVKAGQTGEIGDGKIFVAPITQTIRIRTEEQGDDAL; this is translated from the coding sequence ATGAATAGAATCACCGCCGTCATCCGTCTATCAAAACTCAATGATGTCAAAAATGCCCTGGTCCGAGGGGGGGTTTTAGGCATGACTATTACTGAAGTTCAGGGCTATGGACGGCAAAAGGGCCAAACCGCCTCCTACCGAGGGGCAAAACAGGCGGTGGAGTTTCAGCGCAAGATGCGCTTAGAGGTGATGGTGACCTCGGAGCAGACTGACACGATCGTGGAAACCATTGTCAAAGCAGGGCAAACCGGCGAAATTGGCGATGGCAAGATTTTTGTTGCCCCCATCACCCAAACCATTCGCATCCGCACCGAAGAACAGGGAGATGACGCATTGTAA
- a CDS encoding GUN4 domain-containing protein, translating to MGFKPGDSLNEGTYVIEKQLSDETYSGFGITYKATHRYLNQAVVLKLPNSSLCQDPRYLSFLEGFQTEAQTLGRLVGDRHPHIVQVQHLFPVTVAGRTEPVLCMVMEYIDGTDLHQRVWRVNSQNQIEAHPLPEPEALAYIQQVGAALTHLHGYQPEPILHRDVKPANIMVRRSTNQAVLIDFGLARTFMPNVTKTHTVAHSAGYAPPEQYLPQAQRGAYTDVYGLAATLYFLVTGREPEAANNRGASLYQFNQDILDPPQKLNPNLSQRVNEAILWGMQLKAGERPQSVGEWLQVLGLGSAGVAVVQQNRTVRTVKVDAEPEGGNWLEELGPPSPDPLVEGLLNLGRGVKRGVQQKLQEVQEAQERQRQEQERERQRKAEQERLQAEAKRQAALEAERMRQEQEERRRKEEERQRQEAKRQAALEAERQRQEAERRQREAAEAQRREAERWNLDAVPLKSEKGVDYTRLRDLLKAGQWQDADQETMKCMERALGTSDWYKIYSEKLLLQFPCADLKTIDRLWVQASQGRYGFSVQQEIYVKCGAKLDGNYPGDTIWRKFGEEVGWRVNNSWVGRDLDWGGTGVPGHLPFWFWGGLGGVLCVFLFSRIETCEV from the coding sequence ATGGGGTTTAAGCCAGGGGACAGCCTCAATGAAGGCACCTATGTGATCGAAAAGCAGTTGAGCGACGAAACCTACAGCGGTTTTGGCATTACCTACAAGGCTACCCACCGCTATCTGAACCAAGCCGTGGTGCTGAAGTTGCCCAACAGTTCCCTGTGTCAGGATCCCCGGTATTTGAGTTTTTTGGAGGGGTTCCAGACGGAGGCCCAGACCCTGGGGAGGTTGGTGGGCGATCGCCATCCCCATATTGTGCAAGTCCAGCACCTGTTTCCGGTGACGGTGGCGGGGCGAACCGAGCCGGTGCTGTGCATGGTCATGGAGTACATCGACGGGACGGATTTGCACCAGCGGGTGTGGCGGGTGAACAGTCAGAACCAGATTGAGGCCCACCCCCTGCCGGAACCGGAAGCCCTGGCCTATATCCAACAAGTTGGCGCGGCCCTGACCCATCTACACGGGTACCAGCCTGAGCCGATTCTGCACCGGGACGTGAAACCGGCCAATATCATGGTGCGCCGCAGCACTAATCAGGCAGTTTTGATTGATTTTGGCCTTGCGCGGACTTTTATGCCCAATGTCACCAAGACCCACACTGTAGCTCACTCTGCGGGGTATGCTCCGCCGGAGCAGTATTTGCCTCAGGCCCAGCGGGGGGCTTATACGGATGTTTATGGCTTGGCGGCAACATTGTATTTTTTGGTGACGGGACGGGAACCGGAAGCGGCCAACAACCGAGGGGCCAGTCTCTACCAATTTAACCAAGATATCCTCGATCCGCCCCAAAAACTCAATCCTAACCTAAGCCAGCGGGTCAATGAAGCCATTCTCTGGGGAATGCAGTTAAAAGCAGGGGAACGGCCCCAGTCTGTGGGGGAGTGGTTGCAAGTCTTGGGGTTAGGGTCTGCTGGGGTGGCAGTGGTGCAGCAAAACCGGACGGTTCGCACCGTGAAGGTGGATGCAGAACCAGAAGGGGGCAACTGGCTGGAAGAACTAGGGCCACCCTCGCCGGATCCCCTGGTGGAGGGGTTGTTGAATTTGGGGCGAGGGGTGAAGCGGGGGGTGCAGCAGAAGCTCCAGGAGGTGCAGGAGGCCCAGGAACGGCAGCGCCAAGAACAAGAGCGAGAACGGCAACGCAAGGCAGAACAAGAGCGGCTCCAGGCAGAGGCGAAGCGGCAGGCGGCGCTGGAGGCGGAACGGATGCGGCAGGAGCAGGAGGAACGGCGACGCAAGGAGGAGGAGCGGCAACGCCAAGAAGCGAAGCGGCAGGCGGCGCTGGAGGCGGAGCGGCAACGCCAAGAAGCGGAGCGGCGGCAACGGGAGGCAGCGGAAGCCCAACGCCGAGAAGCAGAGCGCTGGAACCTGGACGCGGTGCCGCTGAAGTCGGAGAAGGGGGTGGACTATACGCGGCTGCGGGACTTGCTGAAGGCAGGGCAGTGGCAGGATGCGGACCAGGAGACCATGAAGTGCATGGAGCGGGCACTGGGGACAAGCGATTGGTACAAGATTTACAGCGAAAAGCTGCTGCTCCAGTTCCCCTGTGCAGACCTCAAAACCATCGATCGGCTTTGGGTGCAGGCCAGCCAGGGGCGCTATGGCTTCAGTGTCCAGCAAGAAATCTATGTAAAGTGTGGAGCCAAGCTAGACGGGAACTATCCCGGTGATACAATTTGGAGAAAGTTTGGCGAGGAAGTCGGTTGGCGTGTGAATAATTCGTGGGTAGGTAGGGATCTGGATTGGGGTGGTACGGGTGTACCAGGACACCTCCCTTTTTGGTTTTGGGGGGGACTGGGGGGCGTGTTGTGTGTGTTTCTCTTCTCTCGCATCGAGACTTGTGAAGTGTAA
- a CDS encoding DUF6883 domain-containing protein, producing the protein MKLPQGDHVDPRQVMDKLLSYSLNFNHDSGKHKARLFQSKLGITIENQQGLASAICEAAATSETVQFTGSDQYGDRYVMIFQCVTAMGTSDVLTAWIVRHGESIPRLTSTYPLRS; encoded by the coding sequence ATGAAATTACCCCAGGGCGACCATGTTGATCCTAGGCAGGTGATGGACAAGCTGCTTAGCTACTCATTGAATTTCAACCATGATAGTGGAAAGCACAAGGCTCGACTGTTTCAGTCGAAATTGGGGATCACGATAGAAAATCAGCAAGGTTTAGCTTCGGCGATCTGTGAGGCAGCCGCAACCTCTGAAACAGTACAGTTTACGGGGTCAGACCAGTATGGCGATCGTTATGTGATGATTTTCCAGTGTGTGACTGCGATGGGAACATCTGATGTGTTGACGGCCTGGATAGTGCGTCATGGGGAGTCTATTCCCCGTCTCACCAGCACCTATCCTCTTCGTAGCTAG
- a CDS encoding DUF4926 domain-containing protein, with translation MQRIQLHDTVAIKVDIQAQRFLSDQPILLRQGQVGTVIETLGDGEAFEVEFADREGQAYAILAITAAELMVLRYEPMEILAAS, from the coding sequence ATGCAACGAATTCAACTCCATGACACGGTTGCGATTAAAGTGGACATCCAAGCCCAGCGCTTTCTCAGTGACCAGCCGATTTTGCTACGTCAGGGGCAGGTGGGCACGGTGATCGAGACGCTGGGTGATGGGGAGGCGTTTGAGGTTGAGTTTGCCGATCGTGAGGGCCAAGCCTATGCGATATTGGCCATTACAGCAGCGGAGTTGATGGTTTTGCGCTATGAACCGATGGAAATCCTAGCAGCTAGCTAA